GGCTTCTGCCAGATAACTGATAAGTTCCTTGTCGGCGTAAAGGATATTTTCGTTTATCCGTGAATGCTCGTGCAGCGAAGGGTTCTTGTCATAGGAGATGTTAATTTCCGTCCCGGCTGGCAGGTGAAATATATAGTGCGGCAGTTGAGGATGTTGGACGCATCCTGCACAGAGTAATGCAATCGACAGGATTCTAGTCTTCATCGAGGTGATCTGCATAGCATATGCCGGTATATTTCCACTTGTTAGCCGCTGCCTTGTCTCTCTTGGGGTTTGCATACGTGGCCTTATCCCGAGTGCGCAGCTCTGCTGCTGTTTTACCTTCGTTCTCCGTATGTGTAATATCCCAACCTATATTGCCGGTTCTAGAGTCACAGAGGATATCTTCGTTACGCTCCCATTTTCCTGTCGCTTCGTTCCACCGATGATACGCACCCCCGTTCCAACGCGACCAAGTTTCCAACTCTAACTGTTTAGTCGTATAGGATCGCGAGTTCTTTCCCAAGAAGCTCTTGGCAGCCCTTTGTTTTTCTTGATACAAGGCGCAGCCGCCTTTGATATTTTCCTTCCAGTTCCATATTTGTTCGAAGTCTGGAACGGGGTTGGTCATCTGCGTGAGCCCATATCCTCCATCAAATGAAAGTAGAGGCTCGCCATCCGCCTCAATGAAGTTTTTGAAGGAGCTTTCTTTGTCGATTATTTTATCAAAGCCAGCCACATTGGATATTTCCTGCAAATAGCTCAGGACCCGTTCCGCTCCAGGGTTTTTTCCTCTTATGTGAACTGACCGTTCGAAGCTTTGAGTGCCGGCGTCAACCTTTACTGTTAGCTTTCCACCCACCACCTTTTCTCCGAGGTTGGCGATCCATTTTTTATCCTCTGAAGCATGCTTTCCACTTTCTGAAAGCGTTCGAATTGTTTTTTCTTTTCTCGCACCTGTTTCACGGGTACGCTGTCTGGCTTCCCAAGTGAGTTGCCATGACCATTTATAAGGTGCCGCCGCATCTGTCTCGATCTCAAATTGAATCGTTGGGAATACAGCGTCTTCACTTATAAAATAGACCTTCTGAGCGGTCGGCGAAATCCACTTTCCTTTATCTGTCGTAACTATCACCTTCACGAGCGAGTTGGGCTGCGAATTTGTAGCGGCTGATTGCGGCGCGGTCCGCGTGGACGGTGTCCTGATTTTATTCATCGGATGGTGATGTCCTTATCGTTCGATGGCGCAATAATGCTTAGCGTCAATCCTGTGACGCTTCGCGTGTATACTCTCTCGGTAAGGCCGTCGCTGTCCGTTACGCCTTCCCAATATTGTCCGTCCTGTCCGTCGATCCGATAATGAGCTCCGACTAGCGGGGTATTTCCGTCGTCGTTGACGACGCGGAACTGCTCGCTGAACATCTGGGCCAAGCTAATCGGGAGTGCCGGAATAGTATTTTCCGCCTTCGCCCCACCCGCAAACGGCACCTGCCCCGCCTTAACTCGAAACTCCCCTGGGCACGCGAACGTGATATCGCCACCCTCCAGCGTGATCCGCGTCTGACCGGCCTGCAGAATAATCTTCTCCTTGGCGAGCACGTCGATGCGCTCATCACTGGCGGTGATGGTGACCGACTGGTCCGCCAGTACCTCCAGTTTCCCCGTGTGGGCCTGCAGGCTGACCGGCCCGTCAGCGGCGATCGCCTTGATCGGGCCGCGCTGGGCGAACAGGGCCAGTTGGCCGCCGGCCACCCCCGCAAAGGTCTGGCCTGCGGCGATGTGGGCGTCCTGCTGGGTGGTCAGGTGCAGGTTGCCGCCGGCATACGCCAGTGCACTTTTGGGTGTTGCAAGGGCGATCGCATCCGGGCCTTCCACGAACATCAGCGGCGTGGCCAGCCGCTCGACAGGATCGCCGCCGTCACGCTGACCACCTGCGGGCTTGGTCGCGGCTTGGCCGTTTACGGCGCCGCTGTAATGGCCGTCCTGCTCGGGATCGACCGAGCCGAGGAGGTCGGTCTGGCGTTCGTTGGCGCGCAGCGGCGCGACCTGCGCGATGCCGACCGCGTCATCCAGCGCCTGCGCGGTGCGTTGCGCGCCTTTGAGCTGGGCGACGGCCTCCGTCACGTCCATCTGCGTCGATACACCGTCCGGCCGGCCGGTCGTCGAGAGCAGCATGCCCTGGCCGGCGCGCACGTTGGCCCAGCCCAGCGTCGCCAGATCGAAGCCCGATCCACGCACCCCGCTGCGGCGGGCGTTGTCGTGGTCGATCAGGTACCCCAGCTCCAGTCGGCTGTCGGCCAGGCTGGTGTGCAGGCGCTGGCGCAGCTGGCCGGGAGCGTCATCCATCACCCATTGCTGGGTATCACTGCCGTCCAGGCTCTGCGTGTGCAGGCCGCTGAGGGTGCCGGGGTGGTTGCTGGCATCGGCCAGGGCGAAGGGCGGGGCGACGTTGCCGTTGTAGAGCTGGCCGGTGATGACTGGCTGGTCGATGTCGCCGTGTAGGAACTCGACCAGAACCTCGCTGCCGACGCGGGGCAGGGCGTGGCTGCCCCAGTTGGGTCCGGCCATCCACTCGGCCACGCGCACCCAGGTGCCGCTGGTGTCATCGCCGGGGGCGTGGCCATCTGGATTGGCGTGGGAACCTGTGTCGGTCAGGCCGCCGGTGTTGGGCGCGGTGCCGCGTTGCCAGGGGAACTGGATCCGCACCTGATGGTCTCGGGTGGAGGTAACGGCCGATTCGGGAAGGCCGACCACCATCGCGGTCTGCAGCCCCGGAGCCGACGGTTTGTAGCGGGCGACCGGCACCACCGGGGTTCCCGAGGTAACGGCGAGAAACCGGTTGCGGTAGTTGCCGCGCTCGATATCGCCGGCGTGGCCCAGCAGTTCGACGACACCGCTGTCCAGGTTGTTCGCGGCGCGGTGCTCGATCACCAGCGGCAGGAACGCCTGCCCGGACAGGTCAGGGTGCTGGGTCAGGATGAAGCCAAAGCCTGCTGCCATGCTGCGCACGCTGCCGGCGCCGTGATGCACGCGCTGCGGCAGGCGCAACGCGTCAAGTTGCAGTGACGCGTGTTGATCGGCATCGCTGCGAGAGGCAAATCGACCGCTGCGCGGAGCCGAGAACGACTCCAGTGACGGAGCGTTCGGGCCGGCCGGTGCACCGGTGGCGACGGTCGCCACTGCCTCAACCTGTGCGGGCTGCCAACTGGCGGTGCCAACGATGCTGGCGGTCGTCTGGCGCTGCTCGCTGAACCGTTGGATCGCATCACTGGCCTCGGTCGCATCGCTGCGGTGGAAGCGCAGGGTGGGTTCCATCGCCTCCGGCACCGCCGCGTCGCGGTCGAACACCACCAGGGTGACCCCGCCCTCGCTGTCTTGGGCATGCTCGAAGCGCCACGCCAGTCCGGCATCGGCGAGCAGGCGGAACACAAAGGCGTGGTCGCTCTCGCGGTACTGGGTGGTGATCGGGTAGGTCGGCAGCGCCTGGGTGGCGTCCACGCGCAACGCGGCTTGCGGGTAGTCGTCCAGCACGCGCTCCAGCACGCCGAGTGCGTCCAGGTCCTGGAACACCAGTGCGTTGCGGCGCAGCTTCAAAAACGCGGTCCATGGCTCCATCACCAACCGGTAGCGGGCCAGTCCGCCGTCGCTGCCCAAGGGCAACACCCGGGTGCAGTGGCCGTGCCAGTGACGCAGGCCGCCATTGGCCAGACGCAACCGCAACGACATCGGCTGGCCGAGCAGGGCTCGCGCATCAAGAAAGGCGTCGGTGGACAGGCAGTCCACGGTGAAACGGAAATCGTCGCAGACCGCCTCGCGGCCTTCGAAGCGCTCGACCACCAGCGCGTCGGGCAGCGCGGTGGAGAGTTCGATCAGGCGCTCGTCCTGCGAGACCCTCGACAGCGCACGGGCGACAGACTGGATATCCATATCCATAGGTTTCTTCCACTTCCTGATGTGGGGCGCCCCGCTGATCCTGCGGGTGGTGTTGCGGGCGCTTCGAGGTCCATCCGGATCAGGGGCTCAGATTAGCACCACCGCCCGGGGATGGGATCGCAGCGGACCGCGCTCCCTCACAGTTCCGCCGCGCCGGCTCAACTACGGTTTTCCCACCCATCCAGTGTTTCGAGGATTTCATGCAGGGGACTTCAGACATCCGCGCCTACGTCGCGCGCGTGGTGATAGCGCTGGCGCTCGTCGGTGTGGCAGTGGTGCTCTGGCGATTGTCGAGCCTGGTCATGGTGGTGTTTGGCGCGGTGGTGGTGGCAGTGATGTTGCACGCACTGGTCGCCAAGACCGTCCGCCACACGCCCCTGTCGCAAGGAGCGGCGCTGACGGTGGTGCTGCTGTTGCTGGTGATTATCTTCTCGCTGCTGATGTGGTTGTTCGGCGCCCAGTTGGCAGGCGAGATGGAGTCGTTGAAGGCATCGCTGCCGCAGGCATGGGAGCAGTTCCAGTCGTGGCTCGCTGCCAGTCCTCTGGGGCCAACGGTGCAACAATTCAGCGAGCAGACGCAGTCGGATGCCGGCAACCTCGCCTCCAGGCTGGGCGCACTGGCGATGTCGGCCTCGGGGAACCTGACCCAACTGGTATTGATGGTGGCCGGCGGGATCTATCTGGCGGCCCAGCCCGACCTGTATCGCGTAGGGCTGCTGAAACTGTTCCCGGCCGACCGCCGGGCGCTGGTGGGTGATGCGCTGGACGCCAGCGGGCATGCGCTGAAGTCCTGGCTGATGGGCCAGGTGTTGGCGATGGTGGTGGTGGGGTGTTGACCGGCCTGGGGCTGTGGATGTTGGGCGTGCCCGTCGCACTGGGACTGGGCATCATCACCGCGTTGCTGGATTTCGTCCCGATCGCGGGGCCGGTGCTGGCGGCCATCCCTGCGGTCCTGCTGGGTTTCACGGTCAGCCCCCAGGTCGGATTCGGTGCGCTGGCGCTGTTCATCGTCATCCAGCAACTGGAAAGCCACGTGCTGCAGCCCTTGATCCAGCAGCGGGTGGTGGATCTGCCGCCGGCGCTGCTGTTGATTTCGCTGTTTGCGATCGGCGCGCTTTTCGGCCTGCCCGGCGTGGTGCTGGCCGCGCCGTTGACGGTTGTGATCTTTGTGCTGGTCAAGCGCCTCTATGTGCGCGAAGCGCTGGAGACCGACACCCATATCCCCGGTGATGGATAGTCATCCCGGATGGGTTCGGCACCGCTGGATGCGTGGAGGAAAAACGCCCGCCGGGAGAGAGGCCGGCGGGCGTTCGCCCTTGCTGCAGCGCTTTAGTTCTTTATCTGCACGTCATCGATGTAGACATTGACGTCGTACGCCGTGTTGGCGTGGTACAGCCAGATTGCATCCATCTTCACTGTGCTCGCGCTGATCGCACCGTTGCCGCCGACCCAGGCATTCCAGTTCGACGAGGTGGGCAGCGACCACGACACGTACGTCCACTTGTTGGCCGGAACCGACTTGCTGGTGGAGCGCTCGGTGCCGTCGCTGTCATCGATACCCACGCCCACGCTGGTGCCGGTACCGCCGGACCAGACCCAGAACCCGACGGTGCCGTTGGCGCGCGTCAGCGCCGTGTTGCTGCCTGGATTGCCGCTGCCCGAAAGCAGGCGTACCGCCCAGTTGGCCGAACTCGACTTGTTGTCCTTGAGCAGGACACGCAGCGAGCAGGAGCCGTTCTTGCGCGTGCTGCAGTCACGTGTCGCCGTGGAGGCGCTGGAGATGCCGGTGGTGCTACCGGAGTAGGCAGGGCTGGTGTTGAAGTGGCCGACACTGCTTTCGAAGCGGTCCAGGTACTTGACCGTGCCGCCGCCACCGCTGCCTGGATTCAACAGGCCGTAGTACTTGCTCCAGTTCCAGTTGATGCCCGGATCGGTGTGGGTCTGGCCGCTGTAGTGCTGGTGGCCCTTGATCTTGACGCTGGTGGGCAACACGTTGATGCCGCTGCTGGGGGCGCCCTTGTAGGCACTGCTGCAGGGGATGCTGCTGTATTTGGCGCAGAAGCTGCGGACCACGCCGGCGGAGGCGTTGTACATCGCGTTGGTATACCAGGAGCTGTTGTTGACGTAACCCTCGTGCTCGATACCCAGGGCGAAGCTGTTCTGGTTGCGCAGGTGCCAGGCGGTATGTGCGTTGCGGACCATCTGGGTGACCTGGCCGTCGGAGCTGCGGATAACGTAGTGCGCACTGACGTTCGAGCTGGAGTTCTTGAACCAGGAAATGGTGCCCGCGTAGCTGCCCTGTGCAGTATGGATCGCCACCGCGCTGACCGCCGCGGAGCGCGACGCGTTGTAGTTGGAGGAATGCGCGGCATTCCAGATCGCCGGGCCGTAGTCGGTGCTCTGGATGCCCGCATCCGGGCCCGAGCCAGACGTGCCCTTGACGGTGGGCCGGCCGTCAGCCGACTTGGCCCGAAGCGTCTCGCTGATCGGGTCGATCTCGAAGTCGGCGGTCTCGATGCGGTCATTGGCTACGTCCAGGCGCACCATCGGCGCGCGCTGCGTGATCAGCTGGTCCATGTCGAATGCGCGCTCCCATTCGATCGCGCGCTCCGGCACCACGATGCCGCGATCGTTGACGCCCCGGTCCTGCGCCAACAGCACGTCGTAGGCAAAGCTGGTTCGCGCGTAATCACCTACCGCGCTGGCGCGCGCCGCTTCCACCGGGGATGCCGAGAAGCCCGCGTAGCGCATCAGGGCCGGGCGGATCTCTTCAGGCGAGGGCGTGTTGCCACCGCGCTTGAGCCGCGAACGCGAGTCGGCCGCGGGGTGATCCTTGCGGATCTCCGCGTCCAGCAGCGCCGCGGCCGCGAGTACGTTGGTGCGGGCGTCGGTACGCACCAGCGCAGGCGAGACGCCGAGCAGCTGGGCGCCAGCGGTTACCTGGTCGGCGAAGCCCTGGCCGGCATACAGGCCCATCACGCCGTAGGCGGCGGGCATGTGATGGTGCGCTTCGGTCTGCGATTCGTTCGCGTCGGGCTGGATGTTCAGCCAGCGGCTCTGCACGTACGCGATCGACTCCAGGGTGCCTACCGGCACCGCCGGGTAGCGGGCGTAGGCTTCCTTGAAGTAGCGCTGGAATGCCAGCCGCTGTGGTCGCAGCGCGGCTTCCTCGACGTTCAGCTGTTCGACCAGCGCGGCCTCCTCCGGCAACGCGGTGGACTCCCCGGCGAAAGCGGTCGAGGCAAGAAGGCCGCTGATCGCGACCGACAGCAAAATCCGTGAATATCCCCTCATGATTCCCTGAACTCCGTGTGGTGTGCGTCCCCTGCCACCGCGTTATCGCGCGAGTCACTAAGCCAGGGTTCAGCAATTTTCGGATTCGGGCAGTGTGTCGCGTTCAGGTGGTCGGAATCCGCTGCAACGTTAGGGGAAACCCTTTGCTTGCTCCCCTGCTTTTGCCGCACCGCAACCATACCCTGCGCGAATAAACCGTATGGGTTGAGCCTTTGCCGGGATCGGGCCGAGCTACCCGGGGGGCTGCATCGCTTCAGGACGCAGCGCGCGCAACCGGCGTGTGCGCAGTTGCAACGGACTGGCCAGCCCGATCCCGCCCGGATCGTGAGCCGTGTAAAGCGTCACGTGAGGGGGCGGCACTGGCAGCTGGCGCCCCAGCAGGGCGCCCAACGTCTGGTGGAACCCGCGCATGGCGGGCAGGTCGATCAACTCGATGACCGACCGGCGAGAGGGCGCCTGGCAGTTCGTGATGCCTGCGGTGCAAGACGGGTACGCGAGTTCGACAAGCCGCCCCGTGCGCTCGAACCGCCACTCCCGCGCTGCCATCGCCCGGGTTATCTCCTCTTGCAGGAAGGCCGTCTCGAATGTCGCATTGAGCTCGGATCCCAGGCGCGAGCCGATGAGGGTGACATGCAGCTCGCGCTTTGGCGCATAGACGGTGTCATCCACGCGGACCGGACCCGACGGCGGCGGCCACAGTCCCGGATCGATGGGCAGCAGCAGCGTGTGTGGAGGAATGGCCAGGTCCATCCGGGGATCATGCCCGAGTCGCGCGCCAGGCTCTGCCACGCGCTGGACGCTGCGCAGCGAGCGGCGTCGCAGCCGACCGCGGTCATGACTGTGGCAGCGCGGAAGATGGTCCGTTTGGGTGCGGTCAAGCCTGACGCGGTCGCCGAGGCGGACAATGCAGGGTTGTTTCCGATGGATGCTCGCCGTGGCCCCTCGTATTTCGGCCGTTCCACAACGCCCCGCAGGTGAGAGCCGCTACGCCGTGATCGTGTTCGCACTGGCGCTGGGCGGCTTTGCCATAGGCACCAGTGAGTTCGCGATGATGGGTCTGATGCCCAACCTGGTGCAGGCCTTTGGCGTCAGCGAGCCACAGGTCGGCCACATGATCAGCGCCTATGCGCTCGGCGTGGTGGTGGGGGCGCCAGTGCTTGCCATCCTCGGTGCGCGGCTGCCGCGGCGCACCCTGTTGCTGGCGTTCATGGCGTTCTACGCGCTGGGCAACCTGGCCACCGCGCTTGCACCCACCTACGCCACGATGCTGGCGTTCCGCTTCATCGCCGGCCTGCCGCATGGGGCGTATTTCGGGGTCGCGATGCTGGTGGCGGCCGATATCGCCGGTCCGGCGCGACGTGGAGCCGCGGTGAGCCAGGTAATGCTGGGACTGTCGATCGCAATCCTGCTCGGCAATCCGCTCGCTACCTGGATGGGCCAGGTGCTGAGCTGGCGTTACACATTCGCCCTGGTAGCCCTGGTCGCGGTGATCACGGTGGCGATGATCGCCCGGCACCTGCGCAGCGTTCCGGTCGATCCCGACCAGTCTCCGCTGCGCGAGCTGCGCGCTTTCAACACCTCGCAGGTATGGCTGACCCTGCTGATCGGCGCCATCGGGTTTGCGGGTATGTTCTGCGTTTTCAGTTACCTCACCGCCACCTTGACCCATGTCACCGGCGTCAGCGACGGCTGGATACCGGTCGCCCTGGCGGTGTTCGGCGTGGGTTCGGTGATCGGCAACCTGGCCGGCGGTTGGCTGGTGGACCGCATGCAGTTCCGCGCCACTGCGGTGATCCTGATCTGGTCGGCGCTGGTGCTGGTGGTGTTCCCGCTCGCCGCCCACTCGCTGTGGACCATCCTCCCGGCGGTGCTGGCGATCGGGACCATGGGCGCACTGGGCCCGGCCCTGCAGACACGGTTGATGGACGTCGCCGGCGAGGCCCAGACCCTCGCCGCGGCGTCCAACCATGCCGCCTTCAACGCCGCCAACGCACTCGGTCCGTGGCTGGGCGGGCTGGCGATTACTGCCGGACTGGGTTGGACCTCCACCGGTTACGTCGGTGCCGCGACAGCCGTGGCCGGCCTGTTGATCTATCTCTGGGCGCGCCGGGACGACAACCGCAGCGGGGGCGTGTTGCTGGCGGACCAGGCCCAGCGCTGAGCAGTGGCGACTCGCGGGATCGTCCATCATGGGGCGCTCCCCACCGATGCCAGTCCGCAGCCATGTCCGACAAGTCATTGCCCGAAAAGCCGTTCTCACCCGCCTCCGAGCGCAACCGCGGCCCGATTCTGGAAGTGCTGCGCAAGGCGTTCGCCAACCGGCAACGCGTGCTGGAGATTGGCAGCGGCACCGGCCAGCATGCCGTGCACTTCGCCGCCGCGATGCCCTGGTTGACGTGGCAATGCACCGACCGCGGCGAATACCTCCCGGGCATCCGCCAGTGGCTGGACGACGCCGGGCTGGCCAACACGCCGCAACCGCGTCCGCTCGACGTCGACGACGCCCCCTGGGACGTGAGTAGCGACGTGGGCAGCGACGTGGGCAGCGACGCGGCCGGCTTTGACGCGGCCTTCAGCGCCAACACCCTGCACATCATGGGCTGGCCGCAGGTGCAGCAGTTTTTCAGCGGACTGGACGGCGCGCTGACGCCGAAGGCGACGTTGGTCGTATATGGACCCTTCAACTACGCCGGCGACTACACCAGCGACAGCAACCGCGAGTTCGACGGATGGCTGAAGGCGCGTGACCCGGCCTCTGGCATCCGCGATTTCGAGGCAGTCGATTCACTGGCCCGGTCCATCGGCATGCACCTTGTGGATGACGCGGCGATGCCGGCCAACAACCGCTGCGTCATCTGGGAGCGCGGATAATGGTGCGATCTCCGAACGCTTGCAGGCACCCGTCGTGAAACCAGTCATCCCGCGCGGCCCGGCCCCGATCTCCGGCCGCGGCCTGAGGCAAACCGGCTGGGGCCGCGTGCCCCTGCAAGCGGCCGCGCTCGCACTGGGCCTGGCCATCGCCGGCGGCGCGATGGCCCAGGAAGCGGTGTCTGCTGGCGCTGAGGTCGACGCCGAAGTCGTTCCTGCGCTGCCTACCTCGACAGTGCGCCTGGAGGCCGGTGAATACCTCTGGATGCCGGA
The genomic region above belongs to Lysobacter avium and contains:
- a CDS encoding type VI secretion system Vgr family protein, with product MDMDIQSVARALSRVSQDERLIELSTALPDALVVERFEGREAVCDDFRFTVDCLSTDAFLDARALLGQPMSLRLRLANGGLRHWHGHCTRVLPLGSDGGLARYRLVMEPWTAFLKLRRNALVFQDLDALGVLERVLDDYPQAALRVDATQALPTYPITTQYRESDHAFVFRLLADAGLAWRFEHAQDSEGGVTLVVFDRDAAVPEAMEPTLRFHRSDATEASDAIQRFSEQRQTTASIVGTASWQPAQVEAVATVATGAPAGPNAPSLESFSAPRSGRFASRSDADQHASLQLDALRLPQRVHHGAGSVRSMAAGFGFILTQHPDLSGQAFLPLVIEHRAANNLDSGVVELLGHAGDIERGNYRNRFLAVTSGTPVVPVARYKPSAPGLQTAMVVGLPESAVTSTRDHQVRIQFPWQRGTAPNTGGLTDTGSHANPDGHAPGDDTSGTWVRVAEWMAGPNWGSHALPRVGSEVLVEFLHGDIDQPVITGQLYNGNVAPPFALADASNHPGTLSGLHTQSLDGSDTQQWVMDDAPGQLRQRLHTSLADSRLELGYLIDHDNARRSGVRGSGFDLATLGWANVRAGQGMLLSTTGRPDGVSTQMDVTEAVAQLKGAQRTAQALDDAVGIAQVAPLRANERQTDLLGSVDPEQDGHYSGAVNGQAATKPAGGQRDGGDPVERLATPLMFVEGPDAIALATPKSALAYAGGNLHLTTQQDAHIAAGQTFAGVAGGQLALFAQRGPIKAIAADGPVSLQAHTGKLEVLADQSVTITASDERIDVLAKEKIILQAGQTRITLEGGDITFACPGEFRVKAGQVPFAGGAKAENTIPALPISLAQMFSEQFRVVNDDGNTPLVGAHYRIDGQDGQYWEGVTDSDGLTERVYTRSVTGLTLSIIAPSNDKDITIR
- a CDS encoding N-acetylmuramoyl-L-alanine amidase, which produces MRGYSRILLSVAISGLLASTAFAGESTALPEEAALVEQLNVEEAALRPQRLAFQRYFKEAYARYPAVPVGTLESIAYVQSRWLNIQPDANESQTEAHHHMPAAYGVMGLYAGQGFADQVTAGAQLLGVSPALVRTDARTNVLAAAALLDAEIRKDHPAADSRSRLKRGGNTPSPEEIRPALMRYAGFSASPVEAARASAVGDYARTSFAYDVLLAQDRGVNDRGIVVPERAIEWERAFDMDQLITQRAPMVRLDVANDRIETADFEIDPISETLRAKSADGRPTVKGTSGSGPDAGIQSTDYGPAIWNAAHSSNYNASRSAAVSAVAIHTAQGSYAGTISWFKNSSSNVSAHYVIRSSDGQVTQMVRNAHTAWHLRNQNSFALGIEHEGYVNNSSWYTNAMYNASAGVVRSFCAKYSSIPCSSAYKGAPSSGINVLPTSVKIKGHQHYSGQTHTDPGINWNWSKYYGLLNPGSGGGGTVKYLDRFESSVGHFNTSPAYSGSTTGISSASTATRDCSTRKNGSCSLRVLLKDNKSSSANWAVRLLSGSGNPGSNTALTRANGTVGFWVWSGGTGTSVGVGIDDSDGTERSTSKSVPANKWTYVSWSLPTSSNWNAWVGGNGAISASTVKMDAIWLYHANTAYDVNVYIDDVQIKN
- a CDS encoding MFS transporter, which gives rise to MLAVAPRISAVPQRPAGESRYAVIVFALALGGFAIGTSEFAMMGLMPNLVQAFGVSEPQVGHMISAYALGVVVGAPVLAILGARLPRRTLLLAFMAFYALGNLATALAPTYATMLAFRFIAGLPHGAYFGVAMLVAADIAGPARRGAAVSQVMLGLSIAILLGNPLATWMGQVLSWRYTFALVALVAVITVAMIARHLRSVPVDPDQSPLRELRAFNTSQVWLTLLIGAIGFAGMFCVFSYLTATLTHVTGVSDGWIPVALAVFGVGSVIGNLAGGWLVDRMQFRATAVILIWSALVLVVFPLAAHSLWTILPAVLAIGTMGALGPALQTRLMDVAGEAQTLAAASNHAAFNAANALGPWLGGLAITAGLGWTSTGYVGAATAVAGLLIYLWARRDDNRSGGVLLADQAQR
- a CDS encoding DUF938 domain-containing protein, with product MSDKSLPEKPFSPASERNRGPILEVLRKAFANRQRVLEIGSGTGQHAVHFAAAMPWLTWQCTDRGEYLPGIRQWLDDAGLANTPQPRPLDVDDAPWDVSSDVGSDVGSDAAGFDAAFSANTLHIMGWPQVQQFFSGLDGALTPKATLVVYGPFNYAGDYTSDSNREFDGWLKARDPASGIRDFEAVDSLARSIGMHLVDDAAMPANNRCVIWERG